The Solanum pennellii chromosome 11, SPENNV200 sequence AGCATTAAATACTGGATGGGGTTCAACTACAACATTGATAGAGCCTTTGGGTTCTCTGTTGGTGGAGCACTTGGATCAGTTGTACTGGGTACATCCACAACCTATTATTTTATCCTTTGACTAATCTAATGATGGAGCATAAGAAAAGATGTTGCTAAGAGTCAAACAATCGTTAGTGTGAAAGTTTGCATGGAATGCACAAAAAAAGAGGCACCATGACATGTGACGCAATCCACCCCATCTCTCGGAGTGGTTTAAACCCTTGAAAATCTATTCATCTATTGTGTTAGCCGTTCATCCTAAGGTTTTCATCTCATTGCCCTAGAGCCTAGAGGTATATTGCTATTTCAAATTACTGGACCCTGCAATATTTGCagttatatatatagttgaatGCATGGTTCCTCCTGTTTTTAACCAGAAAAATTCTATCACAGAGCAGAATCCCCATTCATTTCTTTAACCGCCTCCTCTTTATTATCACAATACTTGCCCAATTTTCACACAGCTTCCTTCAAACTTCCATATCTAGATCTCATAATGTCATCCTTTGTCTTCCTACTTATTCTGTTCTACTATCCCGAAAGAAGGAAAATTCTTCATTATTCACATGCAGAATCCTACACCTGAGCCTTAGAAAATCACATTATCTGTCTCCCTGTCGTATTAAGGTTGCAAAACCTAACAAGTCATACACCTACTATACCTCATCATCTACAAACAACCTATTGAAATACTTCTCTCTTCTAATTCTTATGTGCACATAAAACCCAGTGTACTAGAATGACATGAACAACGGATTAATCTCAAAGTACTGCCTTACAAATTACGACTATTAATTAAGCTGACCATTCATTAACAAACTAAAAACACACATACAATTAAATGAGGCCAGCaagtaattcaatcataatagaCTATTCATCATCAAGTGATTCACAATCAAGCGCTAGATCTACAAAATCAACCAATGACTAAACTTACTTCTTGTGCTTCTGCGCAAATCGAGAGTTCTTCTTATCTTCCTCTACAAATCAACCATTACATAGATCAAAATCAGATCcgatgaataaaaaaaatgaaattaatattacaGGATGTGCTCACCAGTTAGACCAAGGGACATCTTGGTGATGATAGCGCCGGTGACGGCGAAACCAACTAGGAACGGCCAGTTACGGCTCCATTCACGACGCAAGAAAACAGGCCATGGATCGAATTGCCTCATATTTCGTAGTTAGGTTTTCCGATTGAAAATGTGGCAGCTAAGCTATTACTGCTTGTTGGTGACAAGGTAGAAAAAAGGTGTATTTATAAGATGGGCCAAAGCTAACTGAGCCTACTAgagttaaatttatttatggaaaatatgaaatatgaatataattgtttttttaaaatatattatatttgtttggagaaaatttattataatttattataaatatattaaaatatgtgataaatgtattatttatcattgaaatttgtattatatgtgaataaaaagattattctctgtaatatgtattaaataattaaaagtaatcaagtggaaaaaatgttattgctataaatggtaaatatttttttattttagtatatttatgtaagtttccctttatttatttttattttattttttagcttGAACtagattttattcttatttattactattaaataataataagaataagaagaagaagaataataaAATGGACTAAAAAGACacaatttcaaaacaaaattaaaaaaaaaaggtagttATCATGCTTCTTgtcaaatttgaattaaaaagataattatcaaaataaaaacttaatatttaaaaaatacaattttattcGGATGTGAATACAAAttggaaattaatttttttaatttttgtgagtAATTTGATGCGAACACaccatattatttttttaaaaattaaaattaaaattttgagattcaaatttcaaattaagtaccaaaattttatgatcaaatactttttaatattgttatttaaattatatttggtgctaaaaattatttaatatctaatcaaaacttaaaataagcGGCAGGTGTTGCTGCTTCTTACATTTGTAAGACAAAATGTCATCAAGTTCAAATTTTTAGCTCAAAATTTTCAGAATATTATGCTTTGAAGTTCAGTTTGTTAGAATGTTTGGAGTTGAGTTCGAAATTTTAGGATATAGTGTATTGAAGTTTAGTCTGTTACTTCAAAATTGTTGAACATTTTATCTTTTAAGTTTGAttgttttaattcaaatttatgttcttaaatttaatttttaattcaaaacttcatggacattatctcttttaagttcaattttttatacaaaaatcaagatttcatgttggattattttatttaaaaaaaaaaaaacacccatGGCTATGATTTcaatctttaatttctttttcaagaatcaGTTTGTTTAGAATCACTATATTTAAAGTTCGAACGATGTAGTTTGAACGACATGTTTGTATTTTGAAGGTTCAATTAAAGAAGATGGATCGAGGAGAACAAAAAGGATCAACAACAGTAATGGCCACTTTGATGATTAAGATTATGCGTATGTTCATAAAATTGTgttattaaatttgaaaatttaaaattctgaATTTCATATACTTCAGTTTGAATTgtttaatttaagtttgattAATGCACTTTTAATTTAAGAACAAGATAGCTTATATAATTTGGGAGGTTATATGTTTGATCTATGGAATGAAATTCCTTATTAATTTGGATTTAAGAAGAAAGGGAGAAACGGACATTGCTGTAACAATCCTTTCAAccgttttatgaattttatcctttttttataatatagtaaaataaaattataaaactacatcattaatagtttaaaataattacaaacatgattttaaaaactcataaaaaataaaacttctacatgaatatacaagtataaataatctaatatcttaactttctaataataaaagaatcattatttctaaaaaaaaaaaaaaaaagattatcatACTACACAATTTACACCCTAAAAGAAAGTAATCAATAAAACTTTTTAGTATTATAATAacaagggataatgcacaagtacccctcaacctatgtccgaaatctcatagacacacttatactatattaaggtcttattaccacctgaacttattttataagtaattttctacctcttttcggcctacatggcactagcttggaaaaaaaagtcaaccaacgttGGTCCCACAAGATGGTGTCACGTAAGCCGAAAAGaggtaaaaaattacttataaaataagttcagggaatAATAGaactttagtatagtataagtgtgtctctgagattttggacataggttgagggttacttgtgcattatctctAATAAAAACATCACTCTATCatgaataagaaataaattactttcaaataattaaataaatatgataatgtCGAGACATGACAAAACCATGAAGACCAACGATAAGTGAAaaagtaattcttttttatgtatttttaaaaagaaatgttaCGTAATATATGATACTACAACTCTTACCCGATAGTAAAGATATGATACTACAACTTGTTATTCAAGTTACTCTAAGTCATCTTATCTCTATAGATTGGAAATATTAAGtaacattcatttattcaaaaattataaagttcAACAATGTTAACTAAAAGTTCCAACACAATTTGTATAAGATGTTAGGCGAGCCCCGAGCTTTAGACATGCTTTGGGCATATAGTCAGATGATAAGGATGTAGTCTTATGAAACTTAGCCCACACTTGAGTCTCTAAATGTTTTGCTAGTCTCGCCCCAGGGTGAGTGCAACAGAGTCTGTTAACAGTATTACTGATTACTAGCACATCACTGAAATATTTGATTGCCAGACCTTATAAAAAACAAGGATATAATCAAAATGAAGAGCCCAGTTATTACAAGagaaaataatttgataatttagaCTCTGGTGATGCAAGCTGTTGTAGAGTCTATTTAAGCAACAAAGTTCATCATAAGATTTCACTCCTTTCCTGAGGTACATAGAAAACGAACCTGTATCTCCTACATCTCCGATCTCCGTTTGATGACTTCAAAGATACCAACTCCGTAGCTAGCATTTCTGCAATCTTGCCCAACCAATAAGCATGGATGCCCCAAAGGTCCTGGTCTTGATAATGTTCCACTTTGGTTTACTGCATCATCCGCAAGGctttgatccaatcaacttcaACTCCAAAATCACCAGGCCCAGATTTCGCATCTGGAACTCCACCTTCTGCGTTGACAGATAAAGACATACCAACGATTCGAGCTGGATTCATCTCCATCCTTGCATTTATTATGTTCCCTCTCCATGTAGGTGCGTAACGAGTAAGTGGGATCTATTCAGCCAATAAAAGCAATCTACTTATCTTCTCTTCGCCCGCAAATTGAACAAGCATTCTATTTGAACCTGCTGCGATGTGATATAGCTTCCACACCACATGAAGgataaaagaaatgaagaacTTACCTTTGCAATATACCAGTTGTCTTTTGGAACAAAAACGAATGCTTGCCATGAATTATCTTCATCTTGTCCTGGACTATTGACCCAATTCTCTGTGTATATCTGCAGTTAGGCTCTGAGTGAGATAATCCCACAGTTCATCCAAATATCAATAGCGGCAGTCTACGAAAACATAGAACTTACTGTAGAAATATAGCATCTTCCATCCCCTTTAAGTTTAAGAGCTATTGTGTCATATCCATCCAAATCAATGAAGCCATCAAACTGCAAGAAAGAAGAATTAGAAGGAAAAGCCACACTACTGTAGATAAAACAAAACATATCCTCTATATCGTAATATTGAGCTAGGGGCAATCAGAATGACATGTGAGCTACAACAAACAcgttcaagtttttttttttttttgaaatctcaCCACTAGTGCCTGCTATATGAGAATCACTCTTTCGATAAAGCCAACTAGTGTTACATTAATGGTTTCATAGCAAATGAGAGCAAAACTTTGTTAATTCATTAAGTTTCACatggaaaatttgaataatgaaaTACATTCTTACTAATTGACTGATTAAAAAACttgaaatgcaaaaaaaaaaaaaaaagaaaggaagagaGACCATCTCGCGTGCAAATGAAACATAACAAACTTTAATGAGGAAAGACTTTGCAAATATAATGAGAGTTCTTTCGTTAAAACAAGGAGAGCAGAAAATGAGGGGAAAAGACCTAACATCCATCAACATCCCCAGTCCAAAGAGATGGTTAACTAATAGACTTGAGGAATAGATCATTCAACTCATTCACATCCAGATCATGTATATTTGAGTAtacaaataaatttgataaattctCATGGGGgctttctatttattttaaaaagattgtCTTACCAAGCAGGACCTGCTGGGTTGGTCTGTGGGCCATGCCAATTCCTAGCTGGGTCCAGTTAGAGGGTCTGACCGTCTAAGTAATTGACCCGGCCCATGCCCCCTTAAGTTAGAGGATCAGACAAATCAAGAGTTGGAGCGGGAAGTTAGGGGCCACTTAGAGACCTGTTTGCAGATGGCTCAAGCTGACCAAGATGCCACTCCGTCCATTATTTTTCTACTTGTATTCAGTTACCAtgtatttttttccattttggtTTTCCCAGTAAAGTCCTCTTATTCTCTTGGTGTTCTAGGGCTTTGTCATCACTTCCTTCAACTTTTTATCTTGAATCTGTTACTTATCATtatcaaacaagaaaaagacacgAAGCATTTATTAGGATGGTTGAGTAGCATTCACCTTTTTAGACCGCATTCCACAAAAGCCACTTCGAGTCATGTTCCACTTTGATCCTTCCATAACATCCAAAGAGAGGTTTCCAGAGAAAAGACCTGTCAGAACCAGTTTATATTCAATGAGAAAAGTAACACTAATTATTGTACATTAGTATTTAACATCTTTTGAGATACTTTCACGATTATCACCAAGAAACTTGTCTACCAAAGACAAGATTGAAGAGGGACATGGGCGAGGCAGAACAAAGGAGTTACGTAAGTGGAATTTTAGGCTCGATTGTATTCCTGGAGGTCAATGGCTTTCTCCACATACAACACTGAAGGCCCCAAATAATGCTACTCCAATTATAGTGCTTTTACAGCAGCCATATAGAAGCGAtccatcaatttattttttttgaacaaAATTGGGTCGGTTATATGAATTGTTGGAATTTGACTATTTACGCTGCCTGTCAATCTACTACGTCGATCTTCCATTATCTGGAACTTGAGATCACCTATGCTCTGCAAGTATAGGTTGAGAGATAGAAAAGATAATGGTTTAACTATTTTTTACCAGTTAATTCTTTGCACATAGCTAATTCAGTCGGTTTGCTTCCATGGAGAAGAATTTCCACAACCAGACACTAAAGCCAAATGCAACAATATTATTCCAACAATTTACgcattaaatattttcaatgtcatAGGAGCAATTAAAGCTCAGTATTTGAAGTCCATAAAGAGGCGATACAAAATAAACTTATATACGTTTGATGTAGAATCTAACCAAAAGAAATTCAAACATGTAGAGAAGTTACTGTGTCTCAATACTTTAATTAAATCTAAGATAAAAGGTCATGGCTTTAGCTTACTAAGACAAACTTCAAAATGCTTGCAAGCAGTGCATCCATAGTTTCTTACCAGCGAGGAATTTGAGATTGTAATacagcctctctacctccacgaggtagtggtaaggtctgcctacactctaccctccccagaccccattagtgggatttcactgggtatgatgttgttgttgttgttgtatgaGTTAACGTAGTTATCTGAGctgtaaaaataattgtttgtaTTGTTTTCAGGGGAAAACAAAAGTTCTACATTAAGACTTCATAAGTGAATAAGaacaattaaaaaggaaaaggggAGATCAacagaaaaagaacaaaagggAAATAAAGAACAGTATGCACACTCAAAATAAattaccaacactagttgaccCATTTCCAGTGTCCTTAATCTCCAAAGCTGCTGAGGACAGACCTGAGATATTATCATCAGGATATTTATTAGTCACTAACTTAATCTTTGATTTGGTGAACGCTTggacaaaagaaaagaaagccCTCAGTCTATAGATGCCTTGCATGATTCTTGGAGACTGTAGTCATTGATTAACTTTGTAACTGCTCCATTTCTTGGGCACTCTCCTTAAGTACCATCACCCTGATCTCTAAGAATAACTATTCGGAGCACCTCACATAATAGATGCAGATATGAAAAgacaagtgtattttgtaaaaccAAAAAATCTAGGCTTTCTAATTAGATGCTCACAAAAGTAGAATATTCTTTCATAAATTGTTGGTCTTTTATTTTAGTTGGAGTAGtccaaataataaattcatctCAAATGGAAAACAATTGTGTTCTGAAAAGCTGAGAGTCCACCTCCACTAAGAACCCCGTGCAGAATAAGGCTCTgaaaatatataactaaagGGAATAAGGAATACTGATTGCAAATAACAGGTCGGAATATACACAAAAAAGTTCTTGTTTGGCTGTTACCAAGTATTCGTATTACATGTAAGAGAAGTATGTACGTTTGTATACCTCCATATTCTGAATCTGAGTATAAATGCCAGTTCTTGAGCTCATCCTTtgaactgaagttgaaaatgtATCTTTCACTGGGTGGAACTAGGTCTTCAATGTTCCACGCGAGTGCTACAGGTGAAAAAAGTTATCACAAATCAAAAGTTGCTATAACTGATAGAGAAACGAGTAACAAATTAAGAGCGCCATTTTACTAGCATGCTGATCGATGAAGAATACACTGTTACAGACCTAGCGAAGGATTGGTCAACACTTGTCAACTTGAGGGAGCTAGATAGGGATTACCGCAAATCCATGAGATAATACCAACACCCATCACAAACTAATGAAGCAAAAAGCATGAGGGAAGACAACAAGAACATGACAAAGAAGTTAATTTATATTAACAGCTAAGCACGTCAACGGAGATGTGCAGATCAAAAAGGTTATCTATGCCcttattcttctttctttaaCATTATTTGCATAAATGCTGTAAAGAACTCCTGGGGTCTGGGTCAatgatttttatctttaaacCTCACTCAACTCCTTTTAAACATACAAGCCTCTCCATAATAGACATGAAAGGACACCAAAGCAGAGACATCTCTAAGTTTCTAAAGATGACAGAAATTCTTGCAGATCACCAGCCACTTTAACTGTCAAACTGACAAGAAAGGACTTATGAAAGATGTATCTTCAGTGCAGCACAAATAAGGTTTGTGAGTGGAAGTTAGGTGAACTTGGATGGAGAATTGATTAGGATTTAGTTGGGATTTCATTTGTGACTAAGTGAAGATGTCAATCTTGATTCTTAGTTGCTTTCATCTGTTGTATAAATACCATTTCACATAAATAAAACTCATTCTTTAGCTGTCAATTTGGATTTTCTTTGCTCATTTGTTAGTTCATAGCTTAGTCATTATGAAATTCTCATTGCTTTTGCTATTATTTGAGCTTTTTTCACTTGTGATTCTGCACTTTTACATCACAAGATGggattaattaatatatgttCCGTCTCATGTCAGCTAAACGGATCAAAAAATGGGTTGAATATCAAATCCTAGTACTATTTGGTAACAGGAAATAGAAATGAACAGTATCCGCTAAAACAGAAATGGAAGCAGCATGGGGATTAGGGTGATAAAATTCCAGAATAATCACGTCGATAATGATTAAATACCTCTTCTTGTAGCATTCAACGATGCTTGCAGTAGTGAGCGGAATCTGGACATATTTAACTTCCGCTCCTCTAAGAAAACTCCTGCAACATTGAATTGAGAATTCCGTCAAATTTCAATTATTGCACAACAAAAAGCAAGGCATGCTACTTTTAAGCTTGACTCCTAGTTTTTGCTTTTGAGCTCGTTCTTTCCTTTCTGTAGCTCCTAAACTCAGCACATATATGGATACCAGTTTCTcgaaatgattttcaattaaaTGAACTTTATCTAaatctataaaataattttatgttgGGTGGATTCGGTTACGACCTCAAAATACAAAACCTATACTGAcctaatttataaatcaaaatagATTTTTGGACGGATTAGATCATAGCTCATATATTAACATAACCTGCTTTGATCTGTATAAATTTGACCCAATCTACCAATTTGAAACTCCTAGACAACTTATCCTGctaattttttctttagatGTATACGATGGAAGGAAAACTTAATTTGATAAGATTAAAAGTGCTGTTTAGTTGAATATATTCATTGTTACTTTCAGAAGT is a genomic window containing:
- the LOC107002982 gene encoding probable complex I intermediate-associated protein 30 isoform X2, producing MSRFRSLLQASLNATRRALAWNIEDLVPPSERYIFNFSSKDELKNWHLYSDSEYGGLFSGNLSLDVMEGSKWNMTRSGFCGMRSKKFDGFIDLDGYDTIALKLKGDGRCYISTIYTENWVNSPGQDEDNSWQAFVFVPKDNWYIAKIPLTRYAPTWRGNIINARMEMNPARIVGMSLSVNAEGGVPDAKSGPGDFGVEVDWIKALRMMQ
- the LOC107003235 gene encoding uncharacterized protein LOC107003235, whose translation is MRQFDPWPVFLRREWSRNWPFLVGFAVTGAIITKMSLGLTEEDKKNSRFAQKHKK
- the LOC107002982 gene encoding probable complex I intermediate-associated protein 30 isoform X1, which translates into the protein MSRFRSLLQASLNATRRALAWNIEDLVPPSERYIFNFSSKDELKNWHLYSDSEYGGLSSAALEIKDTGNGSTSVGLFSGNLSLDVMEGSKWNMTRSGFCGMRSKKFDGFIDLDGYDTIALKLKGDGRCYISTIYTENWVNSPGQDEDNSWQAFVFVPKDNWYIAKIPLTRYAPTWRGNIINARMEMNPARIVGMSLSVNAEGGVPDAKSGPGDFGVEVDWIKALRMMQ